CAACGGCTACAGCGCCATCTGGATCGGCCTCGGCCTGCGCGAGACCGGCGGCCGCCTGGTGGCGATTGAATACGACCCAGGCCGCGCCAGGCAAGCCGCCGACAACATCCGGCGGGCCGGCTTGGCCGACATCGTGACGGTGGTCGCCGGGGACGGCTTCCGGGAGATCCCGAAGCTCGGCGGTGAGTTCGACTTCGTGTTCCTGGACGCCTGGAAGAAGGACTACAAGCGCTTCCTCGACCTCACCTGGCCGCGCCTGGTCCCGGGCGGCCTCTTCCTCGGGCACAACGTCGTCAACAAGCGCTCGGAAATGCCCGACTTCCTGGACGCCATCACGCGAAACCCGGCCATGCTGACGTCGATCGTCTCCCCCTCCGGCGAGGGCGTGTCGATCAGCTACAAGCGCCGCTAGGCCTTTGAAAGGGGATCCTGCAGAGGAAAGGCGGGAGGGCGCCCGCGGGTGGATGCTAGACTGAGAACCGTGGGCCGGTAGCTCAGGGGTAGAGCAGCAGACTTTTAATCTGCGGGCCGTGGGTTCGATTCCCACCCGGCTCATACCAGCTTCGGAGGTCGTCGGCGCATGACTCGCACGCGGCGGATCGGGATCCTCACCGGGGGCGGCGATGTTCCCGGCCTCAACGTGGCGATCAAGGCGGTGGCGGTCAGGGCGCGCAACCACGACATCGAGGTGCTCGGGCTGCGCCGCGGCTGGCTGAGCCTCGTGCAGATCAACCCCGACGACCCCGGCTCGCTTTCCGCCTGGACGATGTCGCTGCCGCCCGACCGGGTCCGCACCTTCGACCGCACGGGCGGGACCATCCTGCACACG
This Kiritimatiellia bacterium DNA region includes the following protein-coding sequences:
- a CDS encoding class I SAM-dependent methyltransferase; amino-acid sequence: NGYSAIWIGLGLRETGGRLVAIEYDPGRARQAADNIRRAGLADIVTVVAGDGFREIPKLGGEFDFVFLDAWKKDYKRFLDLTWPRLVPGGLFLGHNVVNKRSEMPDFLDAITRNPAMLTSIVSPSGEGVSISYKRR